Proteins from a single region of Rhea pennata isolate bPtePen1 chromosome 4, bPtePen1.pri, whole genome shotgun sequence:
- the RTKN gene encoding rhotekin isoform X1, with product MEVAARERSPEMQDKLRILEDLNMLYIRQIALSLEDTDIQKKIDHEIRMREGACKLLAACTQREQALEATKSLLVCNSRILAYMAELQRMKEVQVMQRMARRPSDAGPTDERLPCRGRVCVSDLRIPLMWKDTEYFKNKGELHRCAVFCLLQIGPEIYDTEMVLVDRTLTDICFESAVLFTEAGPDFELKVELYSAGLEEDAALGSAPKKLASKLSSSLGRSSGKRLRAALDGGPGSPVSNGGSGALLLPAPSVAGPKYHLLAHAVLSLAEVQDGFRTHDLAVACSEESSFWLPLYGSMCCRLAAQPRCMAAQVMCGFLRLQQQAGEPQSWARLYCVLRGTNLFCYRRPQDAEAEVEPALTIAVNKETRIRAAEKDPRGRLHSMSVSNRYGAEEVTHTLLAESRAEVQRWMEAFWQHFYDMSQWKQCCDELMRIEVPAPRRAPPPPPKQGSLYHEMAIEPADDIEAVTAILAQRAAGLQPGCPPWLSLFEGPPHADDPDPDGASGPGPGAPRARARSLDAKLGSPGGRGARRGAPSPRPVPPSGSSSGSSSSGSATPDPGRVAPRPAPAPAGCLQSRV from the exons aTGGAGGTGGCGGCGCGGGAGCGCTCCCCCGAGATGCAGGACAAGCTGCGGATCCTGGAGGACCTCAACATGCTCTACATCCGCCAGATCGCCCTCAGCCTGGAG GACACGGACATCCAGAAGAAGATCGACCATGAGATCCGAATGCGGGAAGGAGCCTGCAAGCTGCTGGCGGCCTGCACGCAGCGGGAGCAGGCGCTGGAGGCCACCAAGAGCCTGCTGGTCTGCAACAGCCGCATCCTGGCCTACATGGCGGAGCTGCAGCGCATGAAGGAGGTGCAGGTGATGCAGCGCATGGCCAGGCG CCCCTCGGACGCCGGCCCCACGGACGAGCGCTTGCCCTGCCGCGGCAGAGTCTGCGTGTCAG ACCTCCGCATCCCGCTCATGTGGAAGGACACGGAGTATTTCAAGAACAAGGGAG AGCTGCACCGCTGCGCCGtcttctgcctgctgcagaTCGGGCCGGAGATCTACGACACCGAGATGGTGCTGGTGGACCGGACGCTCACCGACATCTGCTTCGAGAGCGCCGTGCTCTT CACGGAGGCCGGGCCAGACTTCGAGCTGAAGGTGGAGCTGTACAGCGCGGGGCTGGAGGAGGACGCGGCGCTGGGCAGCGCGCCCAAGAAGCTGGCCAGCAAACTGAGCAGCTCCCTGGGCCGCTCCTCGGGCAAGCGGCTGCGAGCGGCCCTGGACGGGGGTCCCGGGAGCCCCGTGAGCAacgggggcagcggcgccctGCTGCTGCCGGCCCCCAGCGTGGC CGGCCCCAAATACCACCTGCTGGCGCACGCGGTGCTGTCGCTGGCCGAGGTGCAGGACGGCTTCCGCACCCACGACCTCGCCGTCGCCTGCAGTG aggagagctccttCTGGCTGCCGCTCTACGGCAGCATGTGCTGCCGCCTGGCCGCCCAGCCGCGCTGCATGGCCGCCCAGGTGATGTGCGGCTTCCTGCGCCTGCAG CAGCAGGCCGGGGAGCCGCAGAGCTGGGCACGGCTGTACTGCGTCCTGCGCGGCACCAACCTCTTCTGCTACCGGCGCCCGCAGGACGCCGAGGCCGAGGTGGAGCCGGCGCTCACCATCGCCGTCAACAAG GAGACGCGGATCCGCGCCGCCGAGAAGGACCCGCGCGGGCGGCTGCACAGCATGTCCGTGAGCAACCGCTACGGCGCCGAGGAGGTGACGCACACGCTGCTGGCCGAGAGCCGCGCCGAGGTGCAGCGCTGGATGGAGGCCTTCTGGCAGCACTTCTACGACATGA GCCAGTGGAAGCAGTGCTGCGACGAGCTGATGCGGATCGAggtgccggcgccgcgccgggcgccgccgccgccgcccaaGCAGGGCTCGCTGTACCACGAGATGG CTATTGAGCCGGCCGACGACATCGAGGCGGTCACGGCCATCCTGGCGCAGCgcgcggccgggctgcagccGGGCTGCCCGCCCTGGCTGAGCCTCTTCGAGGGGCCGCCGCACGCCGACGACCCCGATCCGGACGGCGCCAGCGGACCCGGTcccggcgcgccccgcgcccgtgCCCGCTCCCTCGACGCCAAGCTCGGCAGCccgggggggcgcggggcccggcggggcgccccctccccgcgccccgtgCCCCCCTCTGGCTCCAGCTCCGGCTCCTCCAGCAGCGGCAGTGCCACACCGGACCCGGGGCGCGttgccccccgccccgcgcccgcccccgccggctgCCTGCAGTCCCGCGTCTGA
- the RTKN gene encoding rhotekin isoform X2 has protein sequence MEVAARERSPEMQDKLRILEDLNMLYIRQIALSLEDTDIQKKIDHEIRMREGACKLLAACTQREQALEATKSLLVCNSRILAYMAELQRMKEVQVMQRMARRPSDAGPTDERLPCRGRVCVSDLRIPLMWKDTEYFKNKGELHRCAVFCLLQIGPEIYDTEMVLVDRTLTDICFESAVLFTEAGPDFELKVELYSAGLEEDAALGSAPKKLASKLSSSLGRSSGKRLRAALDGGPGSPVSNGGSGALLLPAPSVAGPKYHLLAHAVLSLAEVQDGFRTHDLAVACSEESSFWLPLYGSMCCRLAAQPRCMAAQVMCGFLRLQQAGEPQSWARLYCVLRGTNLFCYRRPQDAEAEVEPALTIAVNKETRIRAAEKDPRGRLHSMSVSNRYGAEEVTHTLLAESRAEVQRWMEAFWQHFYDMSQWKQCCDELMRIEVPAPRRAPPPPPKQGSLYHEMAIEPADDIEAVTAILAQRAAGLQPGCPPWLSLFEGPPHADDPDPDGASGPGPGAPRARARSLDAKLGSPGGRGARRGAPSPRPVPPSGSSSGSSSSGSATPDPGRVAPRPAPAPAGCLQSRV, from the exons aTGGAGGTGGCGGCGCGGGAGCGCTCCCCCGAGATGCAGGACAAGCTGCGGATCCTGGAGGACCTCAACATGCTCTACATCCGCCAGATCGCCCTCAGCCTGGAG GACACGGACATCCAGAAGAAGATCGACCATGAGATCCGAATGCGGGAAGGAGCCTGCAAGCTGCTGGCGGCCTGCACGCAGCGGGAGCAGGCGCTGGAGGCCACCAAGAGCCTGCTGGTCTGCAACAGCCGCATCCTGGCCTACATGGCGGAGCTGCAGCGCATGAAGGAGGTGCAGGTGATGCAGCGCATGGCCAGGCG CCCCTCGGACGCCGGCCCCACGGACGAGCGCTTGCCCTGCCGCGGCAGAGTCTGCGTGTCAG ACCTCCGCATCCCGCTCATGTGGAAGGACACGGAGTATTTCAAGAACAAGGGAG AGCTGCACCGCTGCGCCGtcttctgcctgctgcagaTCGGGCCGGAGATCTACGACACCGAGATGGTGCTGGTGGACCGGACGCTCACCGACATCTGCTTCGAGAGCGCCGTGCTCTT CACGGAGGCCGGGCCAGACTTCGAGCTGAAGGTGGAGCTGTACAGCGCGGGGCTGGAGGAGGACGCGGCGCTGGGCAGCGCGCCCAAGAAGCTGGCCAGCAAACTGAGCAGCTCCCTGGGCCGCTCCTCGGGCAAGCGGCTGCGAGCGGCCCTGGACGGGGGTCCCGGGAGCCCCGTGAGCAacgggggcagcggcgccctGCTGCTGCCGGCCCCCAGCGTGGC CGGCCCCAAATACCACCTGCTGGCGCACGCGGTGCTGTCGCTGGCCGAGGTGCAGGACGGCTTCCGCACCCACGACCTCGCCGTCGCCTGCAGTG aggagagctccttCTGGCTGCCGCTCTACGGCAGCATGTGCTGCCGCCTGGCCGCCCAGCCGCGCTGCATGGCCGCCCAGGTGATGTGCGGCTTCCTGCGCCTGCAG CAGGCCGGGGAGCCGCAGAGCTGGGCACGGCTGTACTGCGTCCTGCGCGGCACCAACCTCTTCTGCTACCGGCGCCCGCAGGACGCCGAGGCCGAGGTGGAGCCGGCGCTCACCATCGCCGTCAACAAG GAGACGCGGATCCGCGCCGCCGAGAAGGACCCGCGCGGGCGGCTGCACAGCATGTCCGTGAGCAACCGCTACGGCGCCGAGGAGGTGACGCACACGCTGCTGGCCGAGAGCCGCGCCGAGGTGCAGCGCTGGATGGAGGCCTTCTGGCAGCACTTCTACGACATGA GCCAGTGGAAGCAGTGCTGCGACGAGCTGATGCGGATCGAggtgccggcgccgcgccgggcgccgccgccgccgcccaaGCAGGGCTCGCTGTACCACGAGATGG CTATTGAGCCGGCCGACGACATCGAGGCGGTCACGGCCATCCTGGCGCAGCgcgcggccgggctgcagccGGGCTGCCCGCCCTGGCTGAGCCTCTTCGAGGGGCCGCCGCACGCCGACGACCCCGATCCGGACGGCGCCAGCGGACCCGGTcccggcgcgccccgcgcccgtgCCCGCTCCCTCGACGCCAAGCTCGGCAGCccgggggggcgcggggcccggcggggcgccccctccccgcgccccgtgCCCCCCTCTGGCTCCAGCTCCGGCTCCTCCAGCAGCGGCAGTGCCACACCGGACCCGGGGCGCGttgccccccgccccgcgcccgcccccgccggctgCCTGCAGTCCCGCGTCTGA
- the RTKN gene encoding rhotekin isoform X4: protein MEVAARERSPEMQDKLRILEDLNMLYIRQIALSLEDTDIQKKIDHEIRMREGACKLLAACTQREQALEATKSLLVCNSRILAYMAELQRMKEVQVMQRMARRPSDAGPTDERLPCRGRVCVSDLRIPLMWKDTEYFKNKGELHRCAVFCLLQIGPEIYDTEMVLVDRTLTDICFESAVLFTEAGPDFELKVELYSAGLEEDAALGSAPKKLASKLSSSLGRSSGKRLRAALDGGPGSPVSNGGSGALLLPAPSVAGPKYHLLAHAVLSLAEVQDGFRTHDLAVACSEESSFWLPLYGSMCCRLAAQPRCMAAQVMCGFLRLQQAGEPQSWARLYCVLRGTNLFCYRRPQDAEAEVEPALTIAVNKETRIRAAEKDPRGRLHSMSVSNRYGAEEVTHTLLAESRAEVQRWMEAFWQHFYDMSQWKQCCDELMRIEVPAPRRAPPPPPKQGSLYHEMALPGPAVPPPACEGLLLQDNAVSAEIRALLSSYYSDR, encoded by the exons aTGGAGGTGGCGGCGCGGGAGCGCTCCCCCGAGATGCAGGACAAGCTGCGGATCCTGGAGGACCTCAACATGCTCTACATCCGCCAGATCGCCCTCAGCCTGGAG GACACGGACATCCAGAAGAAGATCGACCATGAGATCCGAATGCGGGAAGGAGCCTGCAAGCTGCTGGCGGCCTGCACGCAGCGGGAGCAGGCGCTGGAGGCCACCAAGAGCCTGCTGGTCTGCAACAGCCGCATCCTGGCCTACATGGCGGAGCTGCAGCGCATGAAGGAGGTGCAGGTGATGCAGCGCATGGCCAGGCG CCCCTCGGACGCCGGCCCCACGGACGAGCGCTTGCCCTGCCGCGGCAGAGTCTGCGTGTCAG ACCTCCGCATCCCGCTCATGTGGAAGGACACGGAGTATTTCAAGAACAAGGGAG AGCTGCACCGCTGCGCCGtcttctgcctgctgcagaTCGGGCCGGAGATCTACGACACCGAGATGGTGCTGGTGGACCGGACGCTCACCGACATCTGCTTCGAGAGCGCCGTGCTCTT CACGGAGGCCGGGCCAGACTTCGAGCTGAAGGTGGAGCTGTACAGCGCGGGGCTGGAGGAGGACGCGGCGCTGGGCAGCGCGCCCAAGAAGCTGGCCAGCAAACTGAGCAGCTCCCTGGGCCGCTCCTCGGGCAAGCGGCTGCGAGCGGCCCTGGACGGGGGTCCCGGGAGCCCCGTGAGCAacgggggcagcggcgccctGCTGCTGCCGGCCCCCAGCGTGGC CGGCCCCAAATACCACCTGCTGGCGCACGCGGTGCTGTCGCTGGCCGAGGTGCAGGACGGCTTCCGCACCCACGACCTCGCCGTCGCCTGCAGTG aggagagctccttCTGGCTGCCGCTCTACGGCAGCATGTGCTGCCGCCTGGCCGCCCAGCCGCGCTGCATGGCCGCCCAGGTGATGTGCGGCTTCCTGCGCCTGCAG CAGGCCGGGGAGCCGCAGAGCTGGGCACGGCTGTACTGCGTCCTGCGCGGCACCAACCTCTTCTGCTACCGGCGCCCGCAGGACGCCGAGGCCGAGGTGGAGCCGGCGCTCACCATCGCCGTCAACAAG GAGACGCGGATCCGCGCCGCCGAGAAGGACCCGCGCGGGCGGCTGCACAGCATGTCCGTGAGCAACCGCTACGGCGCCGAGGAGGTGACGCACACGCTGCTGGCCGAGAGCCGCGCCGAGGTGCAGCGCTGGATGGAGGCCTTCTGGCAGCACTTCTACGACATGA GCCAGTGGAAGCAGTGCTGCGACGAGCTGATGCGGATCGAggtgccggcgccgcgccgggcgccgccgccgccgcccaaGCAGGGCTCGCTGTACCACGAGATGG ccctgcccggccccgctgtGCCGCCCCCCGCCTGCGAAGGGCTCCTGCTGCAGGATAACGCCGTCTCGGCGGAGATCCGCGCCCTGCTCTCCTCCTATTACAGCGACAGGTGA
- the RTKN gene encoding rhotekin isoform X3: protein MEVAARERSPEMQDKLRILEDLNMLYIRQIALSLEDTDIQKKIDHEIRMREGACKLLAACTQREQALEATKSLLVCNSRILAYMAELQRMKEVQVMQRMARRPSDAGPTDERLPCRGRVCVSDLRIPLMWKDTEYFKNKGELHRCAVFCLLQIGPEIYDTEMVLVDRTLTDICFESAVLFTEAGPDFELKVELYSAGLEEDAALGSAPKKLASKLSSSLGRSSGKRLRAALDGGPGSPVSNGGSGALLLPAPSVAGPKYHLLAHAVLSLAEVQDGFRTHDLAVACSEESSFWLPLYGSMCCRLAAQPRCMAAQVMCGFLRLQQQAGEPQSWARLYCVLRGTNLFCYRRPQDAEAEVEPALTIAVNKETRIRAAEKDPRGRLHSMSVSNRYGAEEVTHTLLAESRAEVQRWMEAFWQHFYDMSQWKQCCDELMRIEVPAPRRAPPPPPKQGSLYHEMALPGPAVPPPACEGLLLQDNAVSAEIRALLSSYYSDSY, encoded by the exons aTGGAGGTGGCGGCGCGGGAGCGCTCCCCCGAGATGCAGGACAAGCTGCGGATCCTGGAGGACCTCAACATGCTCTACATCCGCCAGATCGCCCTCAGCCTGGAG GACACGGACATCCAGAAGAAGATCGACCATGAGATCCGAATGCGGGAAGGAGCCTGCAAGCTGCTGGCGGCCTGCACGCAGCGGGAGCAGGCGCTGGAGGCCACCAAGAGCCTGCTGGTCTGCAACAGCCGCATCCTGGCCTACATGGCGGAGCTGCAGCGCATGAAGGAGGTGCAGGTGATGCAGCGCATGGCCAGGCG CCCCTCGGACGCCGGCCCCACGGACGAGCGCTTGCCCTGCCGCGGCAGAGTCTGCGTGTCAG ACCTCCGCATCCCGCTCATGTGGAAGGACACGGAGTATTTCAAGAACAAGGGAG AGCTGCACCGCTGCGCCGtcttctgcctgctgcagaTCGGGCCGGAGATCTACGACACCGAGATGGTGCTGGTGGACCGGACGCTCACCGACATCTGCTTCGAGAGCGCCGTGCTCTT CACGGAGGCCGGGCCAGACTTCGAGCTGAAGGTGGAGCTGTACAGCGCGGGGCTGGAGGAGGACGCGGCGCTGGGCAGCGCGCCCAAGAAGCTGGCCAGCAAACTGAGCAGCTCCCTGGGCCGCTCCTCGGGCAAGCGGCTGCGAGCGGCCCTGGACGGGGGTCCCGGGAGCCCCGTGAGCAacgggggcagcggcgccctGCTGCTGCCGGCCCCCAGCGTGGC CGGCCCCAAATACCACCTGCTGGCGCACGCGGTGCTGTCGCTGGCCGAGGTGCAGGACGGCTTCCGCACCCACGACCTCGCCGTCGCCTGCAGTG aggagagctccttCTGGCTGCCGCTCTACGGCAGCATGTGCTGCCGCCTGGCCGCCCAGCCGCGCTGCATGGCCGCCCAGGTGATGTGCGGCTTCCTGCGCCTGCAG CAGCAGGCCGGGGAGCCGCAGAGCTGGGCACGGCTGTACTGCGTCCTGCGCGGCACCAACCTCTTCTGCTACCGGCGCCCGCAGGACGCCGAGGCCGAGGTGGAGCCGGCGCTCACCATCGCCGTCAACAAG GAGACGCGGATCCGCGCCGCCGAGAAGGACCCGCGCGGGCGGCTGCACAGCATGTCCGTGAGCAACCGCTACGGCGCCGAGGAGGTGACGCACACGCTGCTGGCCGAGAGCCGCGCCGAGGTGCAGCGCTGGATGGAGGCCTTCTGGCAGCACTTCTACGACATGA GCCAGTGGAAGCAGTGCTGCGACGAGCTGATGCGGATCGAggtgccggcgccgcgccgggcgccgccgccgccgcccaaGCAGGGCTCGCTGTACCACGAGATGG ccctgcccggccccgctgtGCCGCCCCCCGCCTGCGAAGGGCTCCTGCTGCAGGATAACGCCGTCTCGGCGGAGATCCGCGCCCTGCTCTCCTCCTATTACAGCGACAG CTATTGA
- the LOC134140023 gene encoding drebrin-like, whose amino-acid sequence MGAPGLERHRLALLAAREDVGNPRTATNWAAFAYERHHDLKLLDSGAGGPEQLAGKFSVSSVMYGLCRVPDPSTGVPRVILISWVGEQAPESQRQACAGHLPAIRAFFREASAVLSARRTEEVTQEGLQHALAQLAPARAPAAGRGSPPDAQEPVGTNYQKTNAALEIRRTERDSFWAQAEREEQQRKEAERRRELEQQQRWEQQRREQERREAAARELRCQEKERLVEEQRKEQARLEAQERAKDGARGEQRREHREATRDSGEKAAEAAAQVSQRMPNPWDFFRQWERSAPGAPAPASLRGPRVGRGPTGAGGRGAGAGHPPSPLSRAAGARQPVLRNRRSLTESAYIFRRPEPPGPPGAPCSSSGIRSPTPGATPGTPSPTGAGPPPPASPTGTRSPTPGATPGTPSPTGAGPPPPASPTGTRSPPPGATPGTPSPTGAGPPPSCLPHRDQVPHTWCHPRDPQPDRGRTPPSCLPHRDQVPPAWCHPRDPQPDWGPPYLCHPPWARVPRQQLWSRAPAPLQHPWWGAAAPGVPPS is encoded by the exons atgggggccccggggctggAGCGGCACCGGCTGGCACTGCTGGCGGCCCGGGAGGACGTGGGCAACCCGCGGACGGCCACCAACTG GGCGGCCTTTGCCTACGAGAGGCACCACGACCTCAAGCTGCTGGACTCCGGAG CCGGCGGCCCGGAGCAGCTGGCCGGGAAGTTCTCCGTCAGCAGCGTCATGTACGGGCTGTGCCGCGTGCCGGACCCCAGCACCGGCGTACCCCGCGTCATCCTCATCAGCTGG GTCGGGGAGCAGGCGCCTGAGTCCCAGCGGCAGGCGTGCGCCGGGCACCTGCCGGCCATCAGAGCCTTCTTCAGG GAGGCCAGCGCGGTGCTGAGCGCCCGCCGCACTGAGGAGGTGACGCAGGAGGGGCTGCAGCACGCGCTGGCCCAGCTAGCACCCGCCAGAGCCCCCGCCGCTGGGAGAGGGTCCCCCCCGGACGCCCAGGAGCCGGTG GGCACCAACTACCAGAAGACGAACGCTGCCCTGGAGATCCGCCGGACCGAGCGGGACTCCTTCTGGGCGCAGGCGGAG CGCGAGGAGCAGCAGCGCAAGGAGGCcgagcggcgccgggagctggagcagcagcagcgctgggAGCAGCAGCGCCGGGAGCAGGAgaggcgggaggcggcggcgcgtgAGCTCCGCTGCCAGGAGAAGGAGCGCTTGGTGGAGGAGCAGCG GAAGGAGCAGGCACGGCTGGAGGCGCAGGAGCGTGCCAAGGACGGAGCCCGTGGG GAGCAGCGGCGGGAGCACCGGGAAGCCACGCGGGACTCCGGCGAGAAGGCAGCC GAGGCGGCCGCGCAGGTCTCCCAGCGCATGCCGAACCCGTGGGATTTCTTCCGGCAGTGGGAGCGctcggcccccggcgccccggcgccTGCCTCCCTGCGGGGCCCCAGGGTGGGCAGGGGCCCCAccggggctgggggccggggggccggggccgggcaccCACCGAGCCCCCTGTCTCGTGCTGCCGGCGCCCGGCAGCCTGTCCTGCGGAACCGGCGCAGCCTCACGGAGTCGGCCTACATCTTCCGCCGGccggagccccccggcccccccggaGCCCCTTGCAGCTCCTCTGGGATCAGGTCCCCCACACCTGGTgccaccccagggacccccagcCCGACCGGGGCAGGACCcccccctcctgcctcccccacCGGGACCAGGTCCCCCACACCTGGTgccaccccagggacccccagcCCGACCGGGGCAGGACCcccccctcctgcctcccccacCGGGACCAGGTCCCCCCCGCCTGGTgccaccccagggacccccagcCCGACCGGGGCAGGACCCcccccctcctgcctcccccacCGGGACCAGGTCCCCCACACCTGGTgccaccccagggacccccagcCCGACCGGGGCAGGACCcccccctcctgcctcccccacCGGGACCAGGTCCCCCCCGCCTGGTgccaccccagggacccccagcCCGACTGGGGGCCCCCCTACCTTTGCCATCCCCCCTGGGCCAGGGTCCCCAGACAGCAGTTGTGGAGCAGAGCCCCTGCCCCCCTGCAGCACCCCTGGTGGGGGGCTGCTGCCCCCGGGGTCCCCCCCAGCTAG